Below is a genomic region from Acetobacter ghanensis.
TGCGTTCCTGGTCGTGCTTCTGATGCACGTTCTGGGCATATGGGGGCTGATGTACGGAATGGGCAACGGCGAGAGCCTGCCACCACCACCCAAGCCGCCCATTCAGACGCGCATTCTGCCGCCACCCCCGCCGCCTCCGCCACCTCCTCCGCCGCCACCCCCGCCGCCGGTCATGACGGTGCCGCCGCCGCCGTTTATTCCGCCGCCAAAGATTGAGGTGCCACCGCCACCCAAGCCACCCATGAAGCACGTGGCCCGCACGCCGCCCAAGCAGCCATCGGCCCCGCCGACCCAGACTGCCAAGGCGCCCCCTGCGGATACGCCGCCCAATGACTCGCCGGATACAACAGCAGGCACCTCGCCGCTGAACAATGTCCGCCCCGTCTATCCGCCAGAAATGGAGGAAGACAACATTGAAGGTCGCGTAACAGTTGTGTGTGATGTGGAAACAACCGGCATGACCAGCAACTGCCGTGTGCAGTCCGTAACCGGTGGCCAGGCATTTGCCCAATCCGCGCTGGATTACGTGCAGCAAGGCCCGTTACCAGGCCCGCAACCCGCAACGGGGTGCCTGTGCGGGAGCTGAACAAGACGTATGTCATCAGGTTCCGGCTGGATGACTGACGCAGAATAGACGGGCCGGCTTGATGCCGGACCACCATGGGATAACGCACTAACGGACCGCCCGGTCCACCCCCGTTAGAGGTTGAGACCGGGCCATTTTGATGAGGATCTTGAGTAAAATGACCAGACTGTCCCGTTCTTTTGTGTCAGGTCTTGCCGCCCCGGCTCTGGCGTTGCTGATGAGCACGGCCGCCCCGGTTGCCGCTTTTGCGCAGGATGCAGCAGCTCCGGCCGCCACGGCTCCGGCTGATGGTACGGTTGCCCCGGCCCCCGGCCCGGCGACCCCCACTGCCCCGGACACCGCCACCACCCCGGTGCCGACCGATGGCACAACCGCGCCAGCCCCAGCGGCAGAAGCCCCAGCCCCCGCTCCGGCACCGGAAGCCAAGGATGAAGCCAACCCGTATGGCCTGTCGGCCCTGTGGTCCAATGGTGACATCATCGCCCGTGGCGTGCTGCTGATTATGCTTGTTATGTCGCTTGGTACATGGTTCATCATGATCACCAAGTTCATCGAGCAGGGCCGTCTGTTTGCAGCCAGCAAGGACGCTACCAAAAACTTCTGGACCAAACACAGCATTCAGGAAGGGGCGTCCGCTCTCGCCTCCACCTCTCCGTTCCGCTACATCGCCGATACGGGTATTACCGCTGCTGAACACCATGAAGGCACGATGCAGGAAGCCATTGATCTGCATAGCTGGACCTCCATGTCCATCCAGCGTGCGGTCAACAACATCCAGAACAGCCTGCAGAAGGGGCTCGCCTTCCTTGGCACCGTGGGCTCCACCTCCCCGTTCATCGGGCTGTTTGGTACGGTGTGGGGCATCTACCACGCGCTGACCGCCATCGGCATTGCCGGTCAGGCTTCCATCGACAAGGTTGCCGGTCCTGTGGGTGAATCCCTCATCATGACCGCCATTGGTCTGGCTACGGCTGTGCCTGCGGTGCTGGGTTACAACCTGCTGGTCCGTCGCAACAAGGGCGCCATGGATCAGGTGCGTGACTTTGCCGATGACCTGCAGTCCATCCTCATCGGTGGCGTGCGTCATGGCAGCGCGGTCGACACCGTGCGGGTCAACCCCGACAACTCCCCGACCACGGTCACAACTTCTACACGGGTAGGCTGAGCCATGGGTATGCAGGTTGGCAACGAGGGGGGGGACGACGAAGTCGTCTCCGCCATCAACACGACCCCTCTGGTGGATGTGATGCTGGTGTTGCTGATCATCTTCCTGATCACCATTCCGGTCGCTACCCACACGGTCAAGGTCAACCTGCCGCGTGACATGAACCAGCCCACGCAGACCAGCATGAGCAACGTGGTGCTGGCGGTAACGGCGGACGGGACGGCCTTTTGGGATGAAACACAGCTAAAGGACCAGGCGGACCTGCTGGAGCATCTGGAAAAGGTGGCTGTGCTAAAACCGCAGCCGCAGATCCAGATCCGTGGGGACATGAAGGCCCGGTATGAAACTGTGGGCAAAATGGTGGCCGCGTGCCAGCAGGCCGGCATCTATCATATCGACTTCATTACCGAGAAGCCGAAGACGAACTGATAACGGCGGGCTGCGGCCCCCGTCCCCCGCGCTACAGAGCGCGGGCGGCAGGAGTGAAGAGAGTAACTGATCATGGGCATGAATGTCGGGTCGGATAGCACAACGGAAGACGAAGGCATTGTAGACATCAACACCACGCCATTGATTGACGTGATGCTGGTTCTGCTGATCATGCTGATCATCACCATTCCGTTGCAGACACAATCCGTTGCCATTGACCTGCCGCAGGGCAATCCACCTCCCTCGACGGAGGAGGTTCCGGTGGTTACCCTTGTGGTGGACTTTGATAATTCGATTACGTGGAACGGGCAGCCGGTCAACGGTGAGGACGAGCTTCAGGCGCACCTGCGTGAGATTGCAGCCGCACAGCCCAAGCCGGAATTCCACATCCAGCCCAACAGGCTGGCTGACTACAAGACTGTCATCCATGTCATGGCCGATGCACAGCGCCTCGGTGTGACACAGATGGGCATCGTCGGGCAGGAACAGTTCGTCGATCAGTAAGGGAGTAATTCAGACTATGACCATGCGTTTTGTGCGGGGCCTTCTGTGTTCCGCGACCGTTCTCTCTCTTGCCGTTCCGGCGGCTTATGCGGCGGACACATTGGGGCAGCCGGTTGGTACCGCATTGCAGCAGGCGCAGAGTGCTCTTGCCGCGCATGATTACACCAAGGCGATGGCTGCGGTTAATCAGGCTGATGCTGTAAAAGACAAAAACGCATATGAAGATTACACCATCGCCCAGATGCGCGCTGCCGTAGCCTCGCAGGCGGGGAATGTGGCGGAGGCGACTGCCGCTTATGAAAAACTGATTGCCTCCCCTCGCACTCCCCGCAACCTGAAAAACCAGATGCTGATGTCGGAAGGGACAATGGCTTACAACGCCAAGGATTATCCCAAGGCGGCAGTTGCCATCCAGCGTTATCTGAAGGAAGTTGGCCCTAACCCGCAGATGCAAACATTGCTGGCGCAGTCCTATTATTTGCAGAAGGATTATGCCAGCACGGTGCGTGTGTTAACGCCCGGTATTGCTGCGGTCATCAAGGCTGGGCAGAAGCCGGTAGAATCCCAGTTGCAGATGTTGGCAGCCAGCGCCACGGCTCTTAAGGATTCTACAACAGCTACACATGCTTATGTGCTGCTGGCGACCTATTATCCCAAAAAGGAATACTGGGCGCTGCTGCTGCACGAACTGGTTGTGAATACAA
It encodes:
- a CDS encoding tetratricopeptide repeat protein, yielding MTMRFVRGLLCSATVLSLAVPAAYAADTLGQPVGTALQQAQSALAAHDYTKAMAAVNQADAVKDKNAYEDYTIAQMRAAVASQAGNVAEATAAYEKLIASPRTPRNLKNQMLMSEGTMAYNAKDYPKAAVAIQRYLKEVGPNPQMQTLLAQSYYLQKDYASTVRVLTPGIAAVIKAGQKPVESQLQMLAASATALKDSTTATHAYVLLATYYPKKEYWALLLHELVVNTKIPASLQLDVYRIRLAVGDISSARDFMEMTEIAMQGHMPQLALDLMNQGYQQGVLGQGAEAPRQARLKAMVEKTVADKKASIEADEKAALTQTSGNELLNVGYNYVTFGQSAKGLALMQQAIAKGVTDPNTARLHLGLAQMQAGNKAEAIQTLKSVAGDNGAYDIAQLWVLKLNQPAAAH
- a CDS encoding MotA/TolQ/ExbB proton channel family protein, whose product is MTRLSRSFVSGLAAPALALLMSTAAPVAAFAQDAAAPAATAPADGTVAPAPGPATPTAPDTATTPVPTDGTTAPAPAAEAPAPAPAPEAKDEANPYGLSALWSNGDIIARGVLLIMLVMSLGTWFIMITKFIEQGRLFAASKDATKNFWTKHSIQEGASALASTSPFRYIADTGITAAEHHEGTMQEAIDLHSWTSMSIQRAVNNIQNSLQKGLAFLGTVGSTSPFIGLFGTVWGIYHALTAIGIAGQASIDKVAGPVGESLIMTAIGLATAVPAVLGYNLLVRRNKGAMDQVRDFADDLQSILIGGVRHGSAVDTVRVNPDNSPTTVTTSTRVG
- a CDS encoding ExbD/TolR family protein; the encoded protein is MGMQVGNEGGDDEVVSAINTTPLVDVMLVLLIIFLITIPVATHTVKVNLPRDMNQPTQTSMSNVVLAVTADGTAFWDETQLKDQADLLEHLEKVAVLKPQPQIQIRGDMKARYETVGKMVAACQQAGIYHIDFITEKPKTN
- a CDS encoding ExbD/TolR family protein, producing the protein MGMNVGSDSTTEDEGIVDINTTPLIDVMLVLLIMLIITIPLQTQSVAIDLPQGNPPPSTEEVPVVTLVVDFDNSITWNGQPVNGEDELQAHLREIAAAQPKPEFHIQPNRLADYKTVIHVMADAQRLGVTQMGIVGQEQFVDQ